A single window of Desulfurella sp. DNA harbors:
- the rpmB gene encoding 50S ribosomal protein L28, whose amino-acid sequence MSRKCEICGKSVHVGNNVSHSNRKTKKVWYPNLQKVKVLLNGKPKRIIVCTTCLKSGKIQKVI is encoded by the coding sequence ATGTCAAGGAAATGTGAGATATGTGGGAAAAGTGTTCACGTTGGAAATAATGTAAGCCACTCAAACAGGAAGACAAAGAAAGTCTGGTACCCCAATCTTCAGAAGGTTAAAGTTTTATTAAATGGCAAACCAAAAAGAATAATTGTTTGTACAACATGTTTGAAGTCCGGTAAAATTCAAAAAGTAATATGA
- a CDS encoding twin-arginine translocase TatA/TatE family subunit produces the protein MFGISDSELLVILFILIVIVGPRRLPEIAREFAKFYRAFIKAYEQAKNDIKQNIDIDSEYIEDFKKIKDIKKFTNFKDVNPTEKLKSQWKDLLNEAKTQEPDKEKENNTNEERSK, from the coding sequence ATGTTTGGTATATCTGATAGTGAACTTCTTGTAATATTGTTTATATTAATTGTAATTGTTGGTCCAAGGCGTTTGCCTGAAATTGCAAGAGAGTTTGCTAAATTCTATCGAGCTTTTATAAAAGCTTATGAACAAGCAAAAAACGATATAAAACAAAATATTGATATTGATAGTGAATATATTGAGGATTTCAAAAAAATAAAAGATATTAAAAAATTTACAAATTTTAAAGATGTTAATCCAACAGAAAAACTAAAAAGCCAGTGGAAAGATTTGTTAAACGAAGCAAAAACTCAAGAACCCGATAAAGAAAAAGAAAACAATACAAATGAAGAAAGATCCAAATAA
- a CDS encoding acyloxyacyl hydrolase, translating to MKKIFLTIGFLFILNATANARIIYNFGYGFGLLNSGNGFSKLDKKYYDYYKASVDFEHFYTKNFSVIAEPFVAYVNRPTEGVSFGLSGLLRYYFLNETTFKTFADGGLGVSYNTLQYPSQASKYLFMPQVGLGIEFNVGKSTKMFIEDRFIHMSCASIKEPNGAVNSNTIMIGISF from the coding sequence ATGAAAAAAATCTTTCTAACAATCGGTTTTTTATTTATTTTAAACGCCACAGCAAACGCTCGCATAATATATAATTTTGGCTACGGTTTTGGCTTACTAAATTCTGGTAATGGTTTTAGCAAACTTGATAAAAAATATTATGATTATTATAAAGCTAGTGTTGATTTCGAGCATTTTTACACTAAAAATTTTAGTGTTATAGCAGAGCCATTTGTTGCGTATGTAAATAGACCAACAGAAGGTGTGTCCTTTGGTTTGAGTGGCTTGTTGAGGTATTATTTTTTAAATGAAACAACATTCAAGACATTTGCCGATGGTGGTTTAGGTGTTTCATACAATACTTTGCAGTATCCAAGCCAAGCTTCAAAATACTTATTTATGCCACAGGTAGGTTTAGGTATAGAATTTAATGTGGGCAAATCTACAAAAATGTTTATAGAGGATAGATTTATACATATGTCTTGTGCTTCCATAAAAGAACCAAACGGAGCTGTAAATTCAAATACAATAATGATTGGGATATCTTTTTAA
- a CDS encoding molybdenum cofactor biosynthesis protein MoaE, which produces MKIPSIDEIIKKIKKQTNPERLGMILIHNGIVRKTSKDGSKIVKEMFVRYDKELLDKKIKELKTIPGIEYASAFINEGKLNIGDDIMLVIVAGDRRSNILKPFEDFIEYIKQNIVKEQEI; this is translated from the coding sequence ATGAAGATACCAAGTATTGATGAAATTATTAAAAAAATAAAAAAACAAACAAACCCTGAAAGATTAGGTATGATATTAATCCATAATGGGATTGTAAGAAAAACTTCAAAGGATGGCTCAAAAATTGTGAAAGAGATGTTTGTTAGGTATGATAAAGAACTTTTGGATAAAAAAATAAAAGAATTAAAAACAATACCTGGCATAGAGTATGCATCAGCGTTTATAAATGAAGGAAAACTTAATATTGGCGATGATATTATGCTGGTTATAGTTGCTGGTGATAGAAGAAGCAATATTTTAAAACCCTTTGAAGATTTTATTGAATATATAAAGCAAAATATAGTTAAAGAGCAAGAAATATGA
- the tatC gene encoding twin-arginine translocase subunit TatC yields MKKDPNNMTLLEHLEELRLRIIYVTIVLGILALITFHYSLQILQFIMEPLLKVLPKTSHVIFTGITEAFWVRMEVSLYAALLFGLPYVFYHIWMFVNPGLTKKEKKVVLPFVLFATIFFLLGCLFAYKVILPIGLKFLVSYGGAEISAMPSIKQYVSFFLRICFAFGLIFEMPVLSFILAKADIIDAKWLIKKWDYAILAAFIVAAILAPPDVLSQFLMAIPMILLYVVSIGVVYLAQKPKNEEED; encoded by the coding sequence ATGAAGAAAGATCCAAATAATATGACTTTGCTTGAGCATTTAGAAGAGCTCAGGCTAAGGATTATCTATGTAACAATTGTGCTTGGTATATTGGCACTTATTACATTTCATTATTCGCTTCAAATTTTGCAGTTTATAATGGAACCTCTTTTAAAAGTTTTACCTAAAACAAGCCATGTTATATTTACAGGCATAACAGAAGCTTTTTGGGTAAGGATGGAAGTGTCATTGTATGCGGCTTTGCTGTTTGGTTTGCCTTATGTGTTTTATCATATATGGATGTTTGTAAATCCAGGTTTAACCAAAAAAGAAAAGAAAGTTGTCTTACCTTTTGTTCTTTTTGCTACCATATTTTTTTTATTGGGATGTTTATTTGCATATAAAGTGATATTGCCTATTGGTTTGAAATTCTTAGTTAGCTATGGTGGAGCAGAAATATCTGCGATGCCAAGTATTAAGCAGTATGTATCATTTTTTTTAAGAATTTGTTTTGCGTTTGGACTTATATTTGAGATGCCGGTTTTAAGTTTTATTTTGGCAAAAGCAGACATTATAGATGCAAAATGGCTTATAAAAAAATGGGACTATGCAATACTTGCTGCATTTATAGTAGCAGCAATACTTGCTCCGCCCGATGTACTGTCTCAGTTTTTAATGGCAATACCTATGATTTTGCTATATGTTGTAAGTATTGGTGTAGTTTACCTTGCACAAAAGCCAAAAAATGAGGAAGAAGATTGA
- the topA gene encoding type I DNA topoisomerase: MNLVIVESPAKAKTISRFLGKDYEVIASYGHIRDLPKNNFGVDIEHDFKPKYTILKDKKPIVEKIKTLSEQSDRVYIATDEDREGEAIGYHIVEAGKVPKDKVERIVFHEITKDAILNALKNPRSIDKLMVDSQESRRILDRIVGYKLSPLLAKKIRRGLSAGRVQSVALKLIVEREEEIKNFTKQEYWTLHLIFSDKNKDVESILTTIDNVELDKFSIENAEKASQVKSEILKEQFVVENITKKTLIRKPKPPYITSTLQAEASTILGFSPKKTMQIAQKLYEGVSLQKERMGLITYMRTDSLNVARQAQEEALDIIKKFYGQDYAPKQPNIYKTKSKTAQEAHEAIRPTKPSLLPDMVKEYLTQDEYKLYNLIWKKFMASQAASAKINSVNIIFSSKRFKSKANFNELVFDGYLKIWDLSDNDFQQAPNFKQNDNVILKEVLEKQHFTEPPPRYSEASLIKTLESYGIGRPSTYATIIDTILERQYVVLNDKKFYPTQIGIIVSKALDDYFKDIINVDFTAKLEEDLDNVAKNKVDKTQLLKNFYEKFRIMLDKAYEQMDSIKPKDEPTDMVCELCGAPMVIRQGRFGKFLACSNYPKCKNTKSLNEEIVDIICDKCGAKMVVKYSKKGGKFLACSNYPECKNTMPYPTGLKCPVCGGDLVEKISKRGKFYGCSNYPTCKFTIRGNIINKKCPKCGYELFRVLKDSLKCANPDCDYKEPIEKEILEKL; the protein is encoded by the coding sequence ATGAATTTGGTTATAGTAGAATCTCCTGCAAAAGCTAAAACTATATCGCGTTTTTTAGGCAAAGACTATGAGGTTATAGCATCTTATGGACACATAAGGGATTTGCCTAAAAACAACTTTGGTGTTGATATCGAACATGATTTTAAGCCAAAATACACTATTTTAAAAGATAAAAAGCCTATAGTTGAAAAAATCAAAACGCTAAGCGAGCAATCAGATAGAGTCTATATTGCTACAGATGAAGACAGGGAAGGCGAGGCTATTGGCTACCACATTGTTGAAGCTGGCAAAGTCCCAAAAGACAAAGTAGAACGTATAGTCTTTCACGAAATTACAAAAGACGCTATATTAAATGCATTAAAAAACCCCAGAAGCATAGATAAATTAATGGTGGATTCACAAGAGTCCAGACGTATTTTGGATAGAATAGTAGGCTACAAGCTTTCTCCACTTCTGGCAAAAAAGATCAGGCGAGGACTTTCTGCCGGGAGGGTTCAATCTGTTGCGCTAAAGCTAATAGTGGAAAGAGAAGAAGAGATAAAAAATTTCACAAAACAAGAATACTGGACACTTCACTTGATTTTTTCTGATAAAAATAAGGATGTTGAATCAATTCTTACAACTATTGATAATGTTGAGTTAGATAAGTTTTCGATTGAGAATGCTGAAAAAGCATCGCAGGTTAAATCAGAAATTTTAAAAGAACAATTTGTTGTTGAAAATATAACAAAAAAAACATTGATAAGAAAACCAAAGCCACCATATATCACAAGTACACTTCAAGCCGAAGCCTCAACAATACTGGGTTTTTCTCCAAAAAAAACAATGCAAATTGCACAAAAACTTTACGAAGGTGTGAGTTTGCAAAAAGAACGTATGGGGCTTATTACATATATGAGGACAGATTCTTTAAATGTAGCAAGACAAGCTCAAGAAGAAGCACTGGACATAATAAAAAAGTTTTATGGTCAAGATTATGCGCCAAAGCAACCAAACATTTACAAAACAAAATCTAAAACAGCTCAAGAGGCTCACGAAGCTATAAGGCCAACAAAACCTTCGCTTTTGCCAGATATGGTGAAAGAGTATTTAACTCAAGATGAGTATAAATTGTACAATCTCATATGGAAAAAATTTATGGCAAGTCAGGCTGCAAGTGCAAAAATCAATTCTGTAAATATAATTTTTTCTTCTAAACGCTTTAAATCAAAAGCAAATTTTAATGAGCTTGTTTTTGATGGGTATTTAAAAATTTGGGATTTATCAGATAATGATTTTCAACAAGCACCAAATTTTAAACAAAATGATAATGTGATATTAAAAGAAGTTTTAGAAAAACAACATTTTACTGAACCACCACCGCGCTACAGTGAAGCAAGTCTTATAAAGACACTTGAATCGTATGGCATTGGTAGGCCTTCAACTTATGCGACAATCATTGATACAATATTAGAAAGACAGTATGTGGTGCTAAATGACAAAAAATTTTATCCCACACAGATTGGCATAATCGTTTCAAAGGCGCTTGATGATTATTTCAAAGATATTATAAATGTTGATTTTACTGCAAAGCTTGAAGAGGATCTGGATAATGTAGCAAAAAATAAGGTTGATAAGACTCAATTGTTAAAAAATTTTTACGAAAAATTCCGTATTATGCTTGATAAAGCTTATGAGCAAATGGACAGCATAAAACCAAAAGATGAACCAACGGACATGGTTTGTGAGCTTTGCGGTGCTCCAATGGTTATAAGACAGGGGCGTTTCGGTAAATTTCTTGCTTGTTCAAATTATCCAAAGTGCAAAAATACAAAGTCTTTAAATGAAGAAATTGTTGATATAATATGTGATAAATGCGGTGCTAAAATGGTGGTTAAATACTCAAAAAAAGGTGGTAAATTTCTTGCCTGTTCTAATTATCCAGAGTGTAAAAATACTATGCCATATCCCACGGGCTTAAAGTGTCCTGTCTGCGGGGGGGATTTAGTTGAAAAAATCTCAAAACGTGGAAAATTTTACGGCTGCAGCAATTATCCAACCTGCAAGTTTACTATACGAGGCAATATAATTAATAAAAAATGCCCAAAATGCGGCTATGAATTGTTTAGAGTATTAAAAGACTCTTTAAAATGCGCTAATCCTGATTGTGACTATAAAGAACCAATTGAAAAAGAAATACTTGAAAAATTATAG
- a CDS encoding class I SAM-dependent methyltransferase translates to MKSLSKVEVKGLEALFYDELISLISGFTYKNFLNVILNACEGSSVKMNEIGRNYSIVDYGCGSGMALCKFAELSQGQIIGFDIGKTMLYRAYKKCKSCKNVKIFYHDIRVSSPFLVDKVFISFVLHGFDHKDRLKIIKNAYSNLKPNGEFCILDYNEFDFDSKPFWFRKLFNHFECPLAVEFINTPIKEILRSVGFKSFYEYYYYKGLVRLLVAKK, encoded by the coding sequence ATGAAAAGTTTGAGCAAAGTTGAAGTAAAAGGCTTGGAAGCGCTTTTTTACGATGAGCTTATTAGTTTAATTAGTGGTTTTACATACAAAAATTTTCTAAATGTCATCCTCAACGCATGTGAAGGATCTTCAGTTAAAATGAACGAAATTGGCAGAAATTATAGTATTGTGGATTATGGATGCGGCTCTGGCATGGCACTATGCAAATTTGCAGAACTATCTCAAGGTCAAATCATTGGTTTTGATATTGGCAAAACCATGCTTTATAGAGCTTATAAAAAGTGCAAATCCTGCAAAAATGTAAAAATTTTTTACCACGATATTAGAGTGTCTTCGCCGTTTTTGGTTGATAAAGTATTTATATCTTTTGTTTTGCACGGTTTTGATCATAAAGACAGGCTTAAGATAATAAAAAATGCATACTCAAACTTAAAACCAAATGGTGAATTTTGTATTTTAGACTATAATGAATTTGATTTTGACAGTAAACCTTTTTGGTTTAGGAAATTGTTTAACCACTTTGAGTGCCCTTTGGCTGTAGAATTCATCAATACTCCTATTAAAGAAATTTTAAGAAGCGTTGGTTTTAAAAGTTTTTATGAGTATTATTACTACAAAGGGCTTGTGAGGTTACTTGTTGCAAAGAAGTGA
- a CDS encoding A24 family peptidase, whose translation MFVFLMGLIFGSFLNVCIYRIPRGISIITPPSSCPTCNTPIKWYDNIPVLSYVILKGKCRNCKSKISLKYPIIEIFGGLIALGVFLKFGLSLNTIFWIIFGYCLLVLSFIDLELFIIPDIINILLLIFGILFAIFNGKITEGLIGGVFGFILFYSVAKIFSKILKQEALGFGDVKLLGVIGVWLGWVGVVYTIFFASFIGSIVGILLVALFGKTFKAKIPFGPFLALSAFSYIFFGKELMHFLYGI comes from the coding sequence GTGTTTGTATTTTTAATGGGATTAATATTTGGCAGTTTCTTAAATGTTTGCATTTACAGAATACCACGAGGTATTTCCATCATAACGCCACCTTCCAGCTGTCCTACATGCAACACTCCTATAAAATGGTACGATAATATACCCGTATTAAGCTATGTAATATTAAAAGGCAAGTGCAGAAACTGTAAATCAAAAATATCTCTTAAATATCCAATAATCGAGATTTTTGGTGGATTAATTGCATTAGGTGTATTTTTAAAATTTGGTTTAAGTTTAAACACTATTTTTTGGATTATTTTTGGTTACTGTTTGCTTGTTTTGAGCTTTATTGATTTAGAATTATTTATTATACCAGATATAATAAACATTTTATTACTGATTTTTGGGATTTTATTTGCAATTTTTAATGGCAAAATTACAGAGGGTTTAATTGGTGGCGTTTTTGGTTTTATACTATTTTATAGTGTAGCCAAAATATTTTCAAAAATATTAAAACAAGAAGCTCTTGGTTTTGGCGATGTTAAATTACTTGGTGTTATAGGCGTGTGGTTAGGGTGGGTTGGAGTGGTATACACTATTTTTTTTGCATCATTTATAGGTTCTATTGTTGGGATTTTATTAGTTGCATTATTTGGTAAAACATTTAAAGCAAAGATACCTTTTGGTCCATTTTTAGCTTTGAGTGCGTTTTCTTATATTTTTTTTGGTAAAGAATTGATGCATTTTTTGTATGGAATTTAG
- the nth gene encoding endonuclease III, which translates to MNEIVKRVIEHYKEPKLELEYSNPFELLIALILSARCLDKTTNKITKEFFKRFKTPCDIANSSPDEVNMLISSCSMHNSKAKSIFELSKILCDKFDNKVTDDFNELIKLPGVGEKTANILLAFGFSKPTIGVDTHVARVCKRLGISKTTDPK; encoded by the coding sequence ATGAATGAAATAGTTAAAAGAGTTATTGAACACTACAAAGAACCAAAGTTAGAGCTTGAATACTCAAATCCGTTTGAATTACTTATAGCTTTGATTTTATCCGCAAGATGCCTTGATAAAACAACAAATAAGATTACAAAGGAGTTTTTTAAGCGATTTAAAACCCCTTGTGATATAGCAAATTCAAGCCCAGATGAGGTTAACATGCTAATATCTTCATGCAGCATGCACAATTCTAAGGCAAAAAGTATTTTTGAATTGTCAAAAATTTTATGTGATAAGTTTGATAATAAAGTTACAGATGATTTTAATGAGTTAATTAAATTGCCTGGTGTTGGCGAAAAAACAGCTAATATTTTACTTGCATTTGGTTTTTCAAAGCCCACAATAGGTGTAGATACGCATGTGGCGCGTGTTTGCAAACGGCTTGGAATTTCAAAAACCACTGACCCAAAATAA
- the dprA gene encoding DNA-processing protein DprA: MQRSEIAIALSNSNIVLKELKHFNAIEEIYEKYNPKVDKKKIDSDLNYVYKNNIEVIDYFDENYPQNLKNIDYPPIVLFVKGHFDVSKLFFSIVGTRYPSGYGEKCTSIFSKELTLSSFSIVSGLARGIDSIAHKICLQNKGYSIGVLGCGIDIVYPKENQPLFDMMAQMGAIITEFAIQTPPNAYNFPRRNRIITGLSEGLLVVEADIKSGSLISAKYAQEQSKPVFAIPGEIFSKRSFGTNQLIKDGAFLAQDPSDIILYFYKEMKNAIKDLDENKKETELTKKETYVLNSIEGEASLDEIADKTNLSIDEIVCVIFDLEVKGAIKRLDFDRVRKL, translated from the coding sequence TTGCAAAGAAGTGAAATTGCAATTGCTCTCTCAAATTCAAATATAGTATTAAAAGAACTGAAACATTTTAATGCTATAGAAGAAATATATGAAAAATACAATCCAAAAGTTGATAAAAAAAAGATAGATTCCGATTTAAATTATGTTTATAAGAACAATATCGAGGTTATTGACTATTTTGACGAAAATTATCCCCAAAATCTTAAAAATATTGATTATCCACCTATAGTATTATTTGTTAAAGGTCATTTTGATGTTTCAAAATTGTTTTTTTCTATAGTTGGCACAAGATATCCATCGGGTTATGGTGAAAAATGTACTTCGATTTTTTCAAAAGAGCTTACTTTATCAAGTTTTTCAATTGTTAGTGGTCTGGCAAGGGGCATTGATAGTATTGCTCACAAAATCTGTTTGCAAAACAAAGGATACAGCATAGGTGTGCTTGGCTGTGGCATTGATATAGTTTATCCAAAAGAAAATCAGCCATTATTTGATATGATGGCTCAAATGGGTGCTATAATAACTGAATTTGCTATACAAACACCACCAAACGCATATAATTTTCCAAGAAGGAATAGGATAATTACTGGCTTAAGTGAAGGTTTGCTCGTTGTTGAAGCTGACATAAAAAGTGGTTCTTTAATTAGCGCAAAGTATGCGCAAGAACAATCAAAACCTGTATTTGCAATACCAGGTGAAATTTTTTCAAAAAGAAGTTTTGGTACAAATCAGCTAATTAAAGATGGTGCGTTTTTAGCCCAAGATCCTTCTGACATAATTTTATACTTTTATAAAGAAATGAAAAACGCTATAAAAGATCTTGATGAAAATAAAAAAGAAACCGAGCTAACAAAAAAAGAAACTTATGTATTAAATAGCATAGAAGGTGAAGCCAGTCTTGATGAAATTGCTGATAAAACTAATCTTTCAATTGATGAGATAGTTTGTGTGATATTTGATTTGGAAGTTAAAGGTGCGATTAAGCGACTTGACTTTGATAGGGTGAGAAAATTATGA
- a CDS encoding YkgJ family cysteine cluster protein: MCQKHLGFNYCFDDSYCKICKGYCCKGEGYVFLEQSDIESIAIYLNLEIEQFIQIYTRKFYDKIVLANVKINGEYTCCFLNDGLCEIYPSRPSQCKTFPFWDSMKNLSIEELKQLCPAIKK, from the coding sequence GTGTGCCAAAAACATTTAGGTTTTAACTACTGTTTTGATGACAGTTATTGCAAAATTTGTAAAGGTTACTGTTGCAAAGGCGAGGGTTATGTGTTTTTAGAGCAAAGTGATATAGAATCTATTGCTATTTATTTAAATTTAGAAATTGAGCAATTTATTCAGATTTATACAAGGAAATTCTATGATAAAATTGTACTTGCAAATGTAAAAATTAATGGAGAGTATACGTGTTGTTTTTTGAACGATGGTTTGTGTGAAATCTATCCAAGTAGGCCCAGTCAGTGCAAGACCTTTCCTTTCTGGGATAGCATGAAGAATTTAAGCATTGAGGAATTAAAGCAATTATGCCCTGCAATTAAAAAATAA
- a CDS encoding KamA family radical SAM protein translates to MDEFKDWHWQVKHSLKNVSSLGLVSTEDTLVTPYLLSLFQSKAILNQFIETNEKDEKGLKDPLYEKKFTKAKGLIHRYPDRVLIVLTNKCFSNCRFCFRKNNWDNYEGFSLKKAIEYLNSQTQVREVLISGGDPLTFEDKSLANLIEKIRSIKHIELIRIATRALSVLPYRISDSLIEALKPYKPIWFSIHINHPDEITDDFIEASGKIIDSGFPVVSQTVLLRGINDDAFILKELFCKLVSLRIKPYYLFGCDRAVGNERFRVKIEDALKIIGLLRNNISGLCMPFFALDVDDGGKIILEPNRIISKKDNIYTFKNFEGRQLYYEDTKY, encoded by the coding sequence ATGGATGAATTTAAAGACTGGCATTGGCAAGTAAAACATTCTTTAAAAAATGTATCAAGTCTTGGTCTTGTAAGTACGGAAGATACACTTGTTACGCCGTATTTGCTTAGTTTGTTTCAAAGCAAAGCCATACTAAATCAATTTATTGAAACAAATGAAAAAGACGAAAAAGGTTTAAAAGACCCTTTGTATGAAAAAAAATTCACAAAAGCAAAGGGTTTAATTCACAGGTATCCTGATAGAGTATTAATTGTTTTAACAAATAAATGTTTTTCAAATTGCAGATTTTGTTTTAGAAAAAATAATTGGGATAATTATGAAGGTTTTAGTTTAAAGAAAGCTATTGAATATTTAAATAGCCAGACTCAAGTAAGAGAAGTGCTAATTAGCGGGGGAGATCCACTAACTTTTGAGGACAAAAGCTTAGCTAACCTTATTGAAAAAATTAGGTCAATTAAACATATAGAGTTAATAAGAATAGCCACACGCGCCTTGAGTGTTTTACCATATAGGATAAGTGATTCTTTGATTGAAGCTTTGAAGCCTTATAAGCCTATTTGGTTTTCAATCCATATAAATCACCCAGATGAGATAACGGATGATTTTATTGAAGCTTCAGGTAAAATTATTGATAGTGGTTTTCCGGTTGTTTCGCAAACCGTGCTATTGCGCGGGATAAACGATGATGCTTTTATACTTAAAGAATTGTTTTGTAAACTTGTTAGTCTGCGCATAAAACCATATTATTTGTTTGGTTGCGATAGGGCGGTGGGCAATGAGCGCTTCAGAGTTAAAATAGAAGATGCGCTAAAAATTATAGGTCTTTTGAGAAATAATATTAGTGGTCTTTGTATGCCATTTTTTGCACTTGATGTTGATGATGGAGGTAAAATTATTTTAGAACCAAACCGTATAATTTCAAAAAAAGATAATATTTATACATTTAAAAACTTTGAAGGTAGGCAATTATATTATGAAGATACCAAGTATTGA